In Spartobacteria bacterium, a genomic segment contains:
- a CDS encoding DUF3127 domain-containing protein translates to MNSFTVTGTVKKIMDEMVFDSGFRKREFVITVPDDKYPQDIKIQQF, encoded by the coding sequence ATGAACAGTTTTACAGTAACCGGAACGGTTAAGAAGATTATGGACGAAATGGTGTTTGATTCTGGATTCAGAAAACGGGAATTCGTAATCACAGTACCAGATGATAAGTATCCTCAGGATATTAAAATTCAGCAATTCTAA